GAACGCCGGTGTCGGCTCCTCCATCACGGACGAGGAGTACGTCGCCGCGGGCGCCGAGATCCTCGCCACCGCCGACGAGGTCTGGGCCACCGCCGACCTGCTGCTGAAGGTCAAGGAGCCCATCGCCGAGGAGTACCACCGCCTCCGCAAGGACCAGACGCTCTTCACCTACCTGCACCTGGCCGCCTCCAAGGAGTGCACGGACGCCCTCCTGGAGTCCGGCACCACCGCCATCGCCTACGAGACCGTCGAGACCGCGAACCGCGCGCTGCCGCTGCTCGCCCCGATGTCCGAGGTCGCGGGCCGCCTGGCCCCGCAGGTCGGCGCGTACCACCTGATGCGCTCGGCCGGCGGCCGCGGCGTGCTCCCGGGCGGCGTCCCCGGCACCCACGCCGGCGAGTGCGTCGTCATCGGCGGCGGCGTCTCCGGCTGGAACGCCGTGCAGATCGCCATCGGCCTGGGCTTCCACGTCACCCTGCTCGACCGTGACATCAACAAGCTCCGCGAGGCCGACAAGATCTTCGGCACGAAGGTCAAGACGATCGTCTCCAACGCCTTCGAGCTGGAGAAGGCCGTCATCGAGGCCGACCTCGTCGTCGGTGCCGTCCTCATCCCGGGCGCCAAGGCCCCGAAGCTGGTCACCAACGAGCTCGTCGCCAAGATGAAGCCCGGAAGTGTCCTTGTCGACATTGCCATCGACCAGGGCGGCTGCTTCGAGGACTCGCACCCGACCACCCACGCCGAGCCGACCTTCCAGGTCCACAACTCGGTCTTCTACTGCGTCGCCAACATGCCGGGCGCGGTGCCGAACACCTCCACGTACGCCCTCACCAACGCCACGCTGCCCTACATCGTGTCGCTGGCCAACAACGGCTGGGTCGAGGCGCTGCGCCGCGACGCCGCGCTCGCCCTGGGTCTCAACACCCATGACGGCAAGGTCGTTTACAAGGAGGTCGCCGAGGCGCACGGCTACGAGCACCTCGAGCTGAGCAGCCTCCTGGGCTGACCCAAGGGGACGGACCGTCAACGGGTGCCGTCAACCTCACGCATCCGGCCGGACCTTGTCGACCAAGGTCCGGCCGGATGTGTGTCCGGCCACTTCACGGGCCTTGTTCAACTCGCCTCGAACGTAACCCTTTAACCGTTTCGCACACCCCTGAAACGTGTGGATGCATGCCTGCGCACCCTTGACAGAGGGGTGTTCGGTTGCCGACACATCGTGCCGGGTCCGGCGGATTGTGTTGCTGCGGAGCGGTGACACGCCATAGAGTCGCCAACCGTCGGCATGGTGCCACGCTGACCTATCGATAAATGTTCCTGGTCACATCCAAGGAGGTAAGACGACTTGTGAATAAGTCGACATTCACTCCCGGGGGTGGAGAGCCAGGTGACGGCCCTGTCGGCTCCGTCGCTGTCCGGACCCACGCGACACACGCGACACATCAGCCCATGACGACAGCCCACACGATGAAGATGATGGACGGCCTACACGTGAACGCCACGGCCGGCAACGAGAGTGGCCGAGAGTCCACCCACTTCGCCGCCTACGACGAGGTGCCCGAGGGGCACTTCTACGACCCCGACGCCGAGTACGAGCCCGACCCCGAGTACGCGGCCACCCTCGCGCCCGACGCCGCCCGGCAGCGCCGCGAGCGGATCGGCCCGACCGGACGGCCCCTGCCGTACTTCCCGATCCCGGGACCGCTGACCGATCACGGTCCCGCGAAGATCATCGCGATGTGCAACCAGAAGGGCGGCGTCGGCAAGACCACGTCGACCATCAACCTGGGTGCCGCGCTCGCGGAGTACGGACGCCGGGTCCTGCTCGTCGACTTCGACCCGCAGGGCGCGCTGTCCGTGGGTCTCGGCGTGAACCCGATGGAGCTCGACCTCACCGTCTACAACCTGCTCATGGAGCGGGGCATGTCGGCGGACGAGGTGCTGCTCAAGACCGCGGTCCCCAACATGGACCTGCTGCCGAGCAACATCGACCTGTCGGCGGCCGAGGTCCAGCTGGTCTCCGAGGTCGCGCGCGAGTCGACGCTGCAGCGTGCGCTGAAGCCGCTGATGAACGACTACGACTACATCGTGATCGACTGTCAGCCCTCGCTCGGCCTGCTGACCGTGAACGCGCTGACGGCCGCTCACAAGGTCATCGTGCCGCTGGAGTGCGAGTTCTTCGCGCTGCGCGGTGTGGCGCTGCTGACCGAGACCATCGAGAAGGTCCAGGAGCGGCTGAACCCCGAGCTGGAGCTCGACGGCATCCTCGCCACGATGTACGACTCCCGGACCGTGCACAGCCGTGAGGTCCTCGCGCGCGTCGTCGAGGCGTTCGACGACCACGTGTACCACACGGTGATCGGCCGGACCGTGCGCTTCCCGGAGACCACGGTCGCCGGTGAGCCCATCACCACGTACGCCTCCAACTCCGTCGGCGCCGCCGCGTACCGCCAGCTGGCCAGGGAGGTGCTCGCCCGGTGTCACGCCGAGTGAGTCTGCCCGGAGCCGACGAGCTGTTCCGTACGACCGGGGGCATGGCCCTGCAGTCCTCCTCGCCCCGCCGGGGCGAGCCGAGGGTGCCCGCGCCGGCGGGCGAGAGCGACACGGAGGCGGCGGCCGAGGGGTCGGCGCCGGGGTCGGGTGCGGGCGCGGGTTCCGAGGAGCACGCGGCGGCCGACTCCGAGACGTCCGAGCCCCGGGCCAGGACGGCGGAGCCGGAGCCCTCGGCCCCGCCGAAGTCCCCGGCGGCGCCCGCGCAGGCGGGCGGCGCGGCGCGCCGTCGCGGCCGTTCGCCGAGCCGGCGGCCCAGTGGGCGGGAACGGCACGACGAGAAGATCACGGTCTACGTCTCCGCCGAGGAGCTCATGGACCTGGAGCACGCGCGGCTGGTGCTGCGCGGCGAGCACGGCCTCGCCGTGGACCGCGGACGGATCGTCCGCGAGGCGGTCGCGGTGGTCCTGGCGGACCTGGAGTCGCGCGGCGACGCGAGCATCCTGGTCCGGCGGCTGCGCGGCCGCTGACGGTAGCCTGCGGGCTGCCGCGCTCCCGCTCCTCCCTGGACCCCGATGCCCCCGCCCCCCGCCGAAACGTCCCACCACCCTCGCCGCCGCCCCCTGGGCCGCGGCCCGGGCACCCCTGCGCCGCCCGCTGCCGCGGGTGAGGGCGAGGGCGAGGGGCCGGCGGCCCCCGGCGGCCCCGAGGACGACGCCCGCCCCGCATCGAGCGGGCCGGCCCCCGCGGAGCCTGCGGTGGCAGGCACCGCCGCCGAACCGCCCGCCCCGCGGGAGGGCGACGGAGCGTCCGAGGCCGGGTCCGGCCCCGACGGGCCGCCGGCCGGCCCGGCACCCACCGAGCCGGGGGCGGCCGGCCCGAGCGGACGGGAAACCACGCCCTCCGGCCCTGCCGAGGCACAGCCCGCGGCAGCCCACGATTCCACGACCGCACCGACGGCAGCGACGGCCGAGCCGGCCGGCGCTACCGCCGACGCCGGGCGGTTCACCGTGCGGCTCGGGAACTTCGAGGGGCCGTTCGATCTGCTGTTGCAGCTCATCGCGAAGCACAAGCTCGATGTCACCGAGGTCGCGCTGTCCAAGGTGACCGATGAGTTCATGGCGTACATCCGAGGCATGGGGCCGGACTGGGATCTCGATCAGACGACCGAGTTCCTCGTCGTCGCGGCCACGCTGCTCGACCTCAAGGCCGCGCGGCTGCTGCCCTCCGCCGAGGTGGAGGACGAGGCGGACCTCGCGCTCCTGGAGGCGCGAGACCTGCTGTTCGCGCGGCTGCTCCAGTACCGCGCGTACAAGGAGATCGCCGGCATCCTGGCCGAGCGGTGGGAGTCCGAGGGGCGGCGGTACCCGCGGACCGTCGGGCTCGAGCCGCACCACGCCGAGCTGCTGCCCGAGGTCGTCATCAGCATCGGCGCCGAGGGCTTCGCCAGGCTCGCCGTGAAGGCGATGCAGCCCAAGGCCAAGCCGCAGGTGTACGTGGACCACATCCACGCGCCCCTGGTCAGCGTCCGCGAGCAGGCGGGGATCGTCGTCGCGCTCCTCAAGGAGCGCGGCACCGTGAGCTTCCGCGAGCTCGCGGAGGACGCCGAGGACACCCTGACCGTCGTCGCCCGCTTCCTCGCGCTCCTGGAGCTGTACCGCGAGAAGGCTGTCGCCCTCGACCAGCAGGACGCCCTCGGGGACCTCACCGTGTCCTGGACCGGCGGCGACCAGGAGACCCGCGTGACCGACGAGTTCGATCAAGTAACGGAGGCCATGGAATGAGCGACGTCCGTGACGACCTCAAGTCCGCGCTCGAAGCCGTGCTCATGGTCGTCGACGAGCCCGCCACCGAGGAGCACCTCGCCAAGGTCCTGGAGACGCCCCGGCGGGCCGTCGGCGACGCGCTGCGCGAGCTGGCCGACGAGTACACCGTCCAGGGCCGCGGCTTCGAGCTCCGCCTGATCGCCGGCGGCTGGCGGTTCTACACCCGTCCCGAG
This sequence is a window from Streptomyces sp. HUAS YS2. Protein-coding genes within it:
- a CDS encoding ScpA family protein; the encoded protein is MPPPPAETSHHPRRRPLGRGPGTPAPPAAAGEGEGEGPAAPGGPEDDARPASSGPAPAEPAVAGTAAEPPAPREGDGASEAGSGPDGPPAGPAPTEPGAAGPSGRETTPSGPAEAQPAAAHDSTTAPTAATAEPAGATADAGRFTVRLGNFEGPFDLLLQLIAKHKLDVTEVALSKVTDEFMAYIRGMGPDWDLDQTTEFLVVAATLLDLKAARLLPSAEVEDEADLALLEARDLLFARLLQYRAYKEIAGILAERWESEGRRYPRTVGLEPHHAELLPEVVISIGAEGFARLAVKAMQPKAKPQVYVDHIHAPLVSVREQAGIVVALLKERGTVSFRELAEDAEDTLTVVARFLALLELYREKAVALDQQDALGDLTVSWTGGDQETRVTDEFDQVTEAME
- a CDS encoding ParA family protein is translated as MTTAHTMKMMDGLHVNATAGNESGRESTHFAAYDEVPEGHFYDPDAEYEPDPEYAATLAPDAARQRRERIGPTGRPLPYFPIPGPLTDHGPAKIIAMCNQKGGVGKTTSTINLGAALAEYGRRVLLVDFDPQGALSVGLGVNPMELDLTVYNLLMERGMSADEVLLKTAVPNMDLLPSNIDLSAAEVQLVSEVARESTLQRALKPLMNDYDYIVIDCQPSLGLLTVNALTAAHKVIVPLECEFFALRGVALLTETIEKVQERLNPELELDGILATMYDSRTVHSREVLARVVEAFDDHVYHTVIGRTVRFPETTVAGEPITTYASNSVGAAAYRQLAREVLARCHAE
- the ald gene encoding alanine dehydrogenase — protein: MKVGIPREVKNNEFRVAITPAGVHELVRNGHQVFIEQNAGVGSSITDEEYVAAGAEILATADEVWATADLLLKVKEPIAEEYHRLRKDQTLFTYLHLAASKECTDALLESGTTAIAYETVETANRALPLLAPMSEVAGRLAPQVGAYHLMRSAGGRGVLPGGVPGTHAGECVVIGGGVSGWNAVQIAIGLGFHVTLLDRDINKLREADKIFGTKVKTIVSNAFELEKAVIEADLVVGAVLIPGAKAPKLVTNELVAKMKPGSVLVDIAIDQGGCFEDSHPTTHAEPTFQVHNSVFYCVANMPGAVPNTSTYALTNATLPYIVSLANNGWVEALRRDAALALGLNTHDGKVVYKEVAEAHGYEHLELSSLLG